Proteins from one Megalops cyprinoides isolate fMegCyp1 chromosome 11, fMegCyp1.pri, whole genome shotgun sequence genomic window:
- the LOC118786105 gene encoding collagen alpha-1(VIII) chain-like, with protein sequence MATTPLSGHLLLVVFQLAVLHNVHGGAYYGHKPLPQQHQPMPQLPHLPLGKEMLPQQQYLLKEMPHLQYGKEIPMIPQYRKEIPHVHMHMGKEMPRKEDKGETVSRGEKGAPGDAGPQGPPGPPGPPGAPGHGMPGPPGKPGPPGPQGFPGIGKPGLPGLPGKPGGVGLPGPKGELGPGGEVGPAGLPGPPGLPGPPGLPGLGKPGGQGLPGQPGPRGEPGHKGPPGLPGLPGPKGDKGNGQPGPSGPKGPAGPPGPPGPAGPPGVGKPGISGPPGAPGEAGKPGPPGEPGLIGAPGEGGEPGPPGPPGVGEVGKDGLPGQPGNQGEKGEQGPPGLPGAPGLPGIGKPGLPGPKGEKGQGGLPGPPGPKGDKGLGGPPGVTGPPGEIGAPGAPGPMGPPGGVGFPGLKGEGGAIGEKGEAGPMGETGPPGLPGQAGVPGEEGQPGPRGPPGPIGPKGEGGEKGLPGPSGAPGLPGLKGEAGVPGEQGEQGPKGIPGIAGPGGPIGPPGLPGQKGELGPSGQPGLPGVGEQGIQGPEGPPGKSGPIGPPGQSGPPGPPGPPGPPGPPLLPPDMGQILPEMGPGLDGVKAPPEGFKKGKHGGAVMGSHGLEMPAFTAQLTTPFPPVGTPVVFDKLLYNGGQNYNPDTGVFTCEIPGIYYFAYHIHCKGANVWVALFRNNEPVMYTYDEYKKSFLDQASGSAVLPLQPGDTVYIQLPSDQAAGLYAGQYVHSSFSGFLLYPM encoded by the exons ATGGCCACAACCCCTCTATCTGGTCATCTCCTATTGGTGGTGTTCCAGCTGGCTGTGCTACACAACGTCCACGGAGGGGCGTACTATGGGCACAAGCCGCTGCCCCAGCAGCACCAGCCAATGCCACAATTACCTCATCTGCCCCTGGGCAAGGAAATGCTGCCCCAGCAGCAGTATCTGCTCAAGGAGATGCCACACCTTCAGTATGGCAAAGAGATTCCCATGATCCCTCAGTACAGGAAGGAGATAccacacgtgcacatgcacatgggAAAGGAGATGCCTCGCAAGGAAGACAAAG GTGAAACAGTTTCTAGAGGTGAGAAGGGTGCCCCAGGGGATGCTGGCCCCCAGGGGCCTCCAGGACCTCCAGGTCCCCCAGGAGCACCAGGCCACGGCATGCCAGGACCCCCAGGAAAGCCAGGTCCCCCTGGCCCACAAGGATTTCCAGGAATAGGCAAACCAGGGTTGCCAGGACTGCCAGGTAAACCAGGAGGAGTGGGACTGCCAGGACCAAAAGGTGAACTGGGTCCTGGTGGTGAAGTGGGGCCAGCTGGTTTGCCAGGGCCTCCAGGTCTACCTGGCCCTCCAGGGCTGCCAGGCCTGGGGAAACCTGGGGGTCAGGGCCTCCCTGGACAGCCAGGACCTCGAGGAGAGCCTGGTCACAAAGGCCCACCTGGACTACCTGGCCTGCCTGGACCCAAAGGTGACAAAGGGAATGGTCAACCAGGACCATCAGGCCCAAAGGGACCTGCTGGGCCTCCAGGTCCACCAGGACCAGCAGGACCACCTGGAGTGGGAAAGCCAGGCATCAGTGGACCCCCAGGGGCGCCAGGAGAAGCAGGAAAACCAGGTCCCCCAGGAGAACCTGGCCTAATAGGAGCACCCGGTGAGGGAGGAGAGCCCGGGCCACCAGGACCACCTGGTGTCGGTGAAGTAGGAAAGGATGGCTTGCCAGGACAACCAGGGAATCAGGGTGAAAAAGGAGAACAAGGTCCACCAGGATTACCAGGAGCCCCTGGCTTACCTGGAATTGGCAAACCAGGACTTCCTGGACCAAAAGGTGAAAAAGGACAGGGTGGTTTGCCAGGTCCCCCAGGCCCAAAGGGTGACAAAGGTCTTGGAGGCCCTCCTGGTGTGACTGGCCCCCCAGGAGAAATTGGGGCCCCAGGTGCACCTGGTCCCATGGGGCCACCAGGGGGTGTTGGTTTCCCAGGTCTAAAAGGTGAGGGTGGCGCTATCGGAGAAAAAGGGGAAGCAGGTCCTATGGGTGAGACGGGGCCTCCAGGGCTTCCAGGCCAGGCTGGGGTTCCTGGAGAAGAGGGCCAGCCTGGCCCACGTGGTCCCCCTGGGCCCATAGGCCCCAAAGGAGAAGGCGGTGAGAAAGGTTTACCAGGTCCTTCTGGAGCACCGGGGTTGCCAGGTCTAAAGGGTGAAGCAGGAGTGCCAGGTGAACAAGGAGAACAAGGCCCCAAAGGCATACCAGGAATTGCGGGTCCTGGAGGGCCAATCGGACCTCCTGGGCTTCCAGGACAAAAAGGTGAACTTGGGCCATCTGGTCAACCTGGCCTTCCAGGTGTAGGTGAACAAGGGATTCAAGGCCCAGAAGGACCCCCAGGAAAATCAGGTCCTATCGGGCCCCCTGGTCAATCTGGACCACCTGGGCCACCTGGACCTCCAGGCCCACCTGGCCCCCCTCTTTTACCTCCTGATATGGGGCAGATCCTGCCCGAAATGGGCCCAGGTCTGGATGGCGTGAAGGCCCCACCAGAGGGTTTTAAGAAAGGAAAGCATGGAGGGGCAGTAATGGGAAGTCATGGCCTGGAGATGCCTGCATTCACAGCCCAGCTGACCACCCCATTCCCTCCTGTAGGCACCCCAGTGGTGTTCGACAAGCTCCTGTACAATGGTGGCCAGAACTACAACCCAGACACCGGAGTCTTCACCTGTGAAATTCCTGGAATTTATTACTTTGCTTACCACATCCACTGCAAGGGGGCCAATGTGTGGGTGGCACTGTTCAGGAATAATGAGCCAGTGATGTACACATATGATGAGTACAAAAAGAGCTTCTTGGACCAGGCGTCCGGGAGTGCTGTGCTGCCCTTACAGCCAGGGGACACAGTGTACATTCAGCTTCCATCAGACCAGGCAGCAGGACTTTACGCTGGCCAATATGTCCACTcctctttctctggatttttatTGTACCCCATGTAA
- the jagn1b gene encoding protein jagunal homolog 1-B, which produces MASRAGPRASGTDGSDFQHREKVASHYQMSVALKSEIRKLNIVHVLIWVLVAAQVTVSQLNLVSHDVVASPYQWEYPYLLSILPSIFSFMALPRNNISYLVIAMISAGLFCIAPLIYGGMEMFPVAQQLYRYGKAYRFIFGFSAVSVMYLVMVIAVQVHAWQIYYSKKLLDAWFTSTQEKKKK; this is translated from the exons ATGGCTTCTCGTGCTGGCCCAAGAGCTTCAGGGACAGATGGAAGTGACTTCCAGCACCGAGAGAAAGTGGCCTCCCACTACCAGATGAG CGTGGCCCTCAAGTCAGAGATCCGCAAGCTGAACATTGTCCACGTGCTGATCTGGGTCCTGGTGGCGGCGCAGGTGACGGTCAGCCAGCTGAACCTGGTGTCCCATGACGTGGTGGCCTCACCGTACCAGTGGGAGTACCCCTACCTGCTGAGCATCCTCCCTTCCATCTTCAGCTTCATGGCGCTGCCGCGCAACAACATCAGCTACCTGGTGATCGCCATGATCAGCGCTGGGCTCTTCTGCATCGCCCCGCTCATCTACGGGGGCATGGAGATGTTCCCCGTGGCCCAGCAGCTCTACCGCTACGGCAAAGCTTACCGCTTCATCTTCGGCTTCTCCGCCGTCTCTGTCATGTACCTGGTGATGGTCATCGCCGTGCAGGTCCACGCGTGGCAGATCTACTACAGCAAGAAGCTGCTGGACGCCTGGTTTACCTCCACgcaggagaagaagaagaaatga